One window of the Acaryochloris sp. CCMEE 5410 genome contains the following:
- a CDS encoding glycosyltransferase family 4 protein, which translates to MKNLRIAWLLTSAADYWHPMLKSLSDINPYTQAFVANWRGFAPGYEDAFKVDIVGERKVVSLRKSAASYGDNFTVMPLNIVNRLLKFKPDVIFCNSFGVWTILALLSKPIGKWRVVIAYEGSSPGVDYRNSTLRLSIRKAMVQAADACITNSHAGKQYLEECLAAPAELVHLHPYEVPSGNALQASSAGENLSHLEFKRPIFIFVGSVSVRKGISLLLKACASLVQDGCQPFTVMIVGDGDQRQGLEEYCRTHNLEDYVKWIGKVDYQKLGAYFGYADIFVLPTLEDTWGMVVLESMAVGKAILCSQFAGASELVANDDNGYIFDPNDTNAFASVMKKFVDDPSLSQRMGERSSQIMAQYTPEAAAEFLASVAKGTLQ; encoded by the coding sequence ATGAAAAATCTTCGTATTGCTTGGCTTTTAACTTCAGCAGCTGACTACTGGCATCCGATGCTCAAAAGCCTCTCAGATATTAACCCTTACACTCAGGCATTTGTGGCAAATTGGAGAGGATTTGCACCAGGCTATGAAGATGCCTTCAAAGTTGATATTGTCGGTGAACGGAAAGTCGTTTCCTTGCGAAAATCAGCGGCGAGTTACGGTGACAATTTCACCGTCATGCCCCTAAATATCGTCAACCGCTTACTGAAATTCAAGCCTGATGTGATCTTCTGCAACTCCTTTGGGGTTTGGACGATTCTGGCACTCTTGTCTAAACCCATCGGCAAATGGCGGGTCGTGATTGCCTATGAAGGTAGTTCGCCCGGTGTAGATTATCGAAATTCAACCCTGAGATTGTCGATTCGAAAGGCAATGGTCCAGGCGGCTGACGCCTGCATTACCAATAGCCATGCTGGCAAGCAGTACTTAGAAGAATGCCTCGCAGCGCCTGCCGAGCTTGTTCATTTACATCCTTATGAGGTTCCGTCCGGCAACGCGCTCCAAGCCTCTTCAGCAGGGGAGAATTTAAGTCATCTTGAGTTTAAAAGACCCATTTTTATATTTGTTGGAAGTGTGAGTGTCCGCAAAGGGATTTCTTTACTCCTGAAGGCATGCGCCTCTTTAGTCCAAGATGGGTGTCAGCCCTTCACGGTGATGATTGTAGGAGATGGTGATCAACGCCAAGGATTAGAGGAATATTGTCGCACCCATAACTTGGAAGACTACGTCAAATGGATAGGGAAAGTCGATTATCAGAAATTAGGGGCGTATTTTGGTTATGCAGATATATTCGTATTACCAACATTAGAAGACACTTGGGGGATGGTTGTCTTAGAATCCATGGCTGTGGGTAAGGCCATTCTTTGCTCTCAGTTTGCTGGAGCCTCGGAATTGGTAGCAAATGACGATAATGGCTATATATTCGATCCTAATGATACAAATGCATTTGCATCTGTAATGAAGAAGTTTGTAGATGACCCCTCTTTAAGTCAGCGTATGGGAGAACGGTCATCACAAATCATGGCTCAATATACTCCTGAAGCCGCAGCAGAATTCCTTGCTAGCGTTGCTAAAGGCACATTGCAATAA
- a CDS encoding glycosyltransferase family 4 protein encodes MSQRLNVLISAYACRPHEGSEPGVGWNLVLELSKYHRIWVLTRGNNQIPIETELSQHPVPDLNFIYCEPSQILAKLNQNLRIVHLHYYLWQLKAYWVAKKLHNEINFDIVHHVTYVRYSTPSFLSFLPPPFIWGPVGGGETTPNQFWQSFSLRGKIYEILRESARRLGEVDPFVHQTAARSSLARGTTQDTVDRLKALGASEVEVYSQLGLSTSEIATLNLKSNNHERATRFVSIGRLLHWKGFHLGLQAFAQANLPEDTEYWIIGDGPERQHLQQLAATLQIDHQVRFWSQLSREETLNKLGECLALIHPSLHESGGLVCLEAMAAGCPVICLNIGGPAIHVTEETGFKISVQTPQQVIDDLASALRQIARDPDLWQRCSQAGQERAQTQFSWESKGLAQAKLYQKLLQVNSP; translated from the coding sequence ATGTCTCAACGCTTGAATGTGTTGATTTCTGCTTATGCCTGCCGACCCCATGAAGGGTCTGAGCCTGGAGTAGGTTGGAATTTGGTGCTCGAATTATCCAAATATCATCGTATTTGGGTGTTAACTCGAGGGAACAATCAAATACCCATAGAAACTGAGCTCAGTCAACATCCTGTTCCCGATCTCAATTTTATCTATTGTGAACCATCTCAAATTCTAGCCAAGCTCAATCAAAATCTGAGAATTGTTCACCTACACTATTATCTCTGGCAGTTAAAAGCATACTGGGTTGCCAAAAAATTACATAACGAAATAAATTTCGACATTGTCCACCATGTAACTTATGTTCGCTATTCAACCCCAAGTTTTCTGTCGTTCTTACCCCCGCCTTTTATTTGGGGACCGGTAGGCGGCGGAGAAACCACCCCCAATCAGTTTTGGCAAAGCTTCAGTCTCCGGGGAAAGATCTATGAAATCCTGCGTGAGTCTGCTCGTCGATTAGGAGAAGTCGATCCGTTTGTCCATCAAACCGCTGCAAGAAGTTCTCTCGCGCGAGGGACCACCCAAGATACTGTTGATCGGCTCAAAGCTCTCGGTGCATCTGAGGTGGAAGTTTATTCGCAATTAGGATTGTCCACCAGCGAAATTGCCACGTTAAATCTTAAATCGAATAATCACGAGCGGGCAACGCGTTTTGTCAGTATTGGGCGTTTGCTGCATTGGAAAGGGTTTCATTTAGGGTTGCAGGCCTTTGCTCAAGCGAATTTACCTGAGGATACCGAATATTGGATTATTGGTGATGGCCCTGAACGTCAACACTTACAGCAACTAGCCGCTACGCTGCAAATCGATCACCAAGTTAGATTTTGGTCTCAACTCTCTCGAGAAGAAACCCTCAATAAATTAGGGGAATGCTTGGCACTCATTCATCCCAGTTTGCATGAGTCGGGTGGTCTGGTCTGTCTTGAAGCTATGGCTGCAGGTTGCCCAGTCATATGCCTAAACATAGGAGGTCCAGCGATTCATGTAACCGAAGAAACGGGCTTTAAAATTTCTGTACAAACCCCGCAACAGGTCATTGATGATTTAGCATCTGCCCTGAGGCAGATTGCTAGAGATCCAGATCTTTGGCAACGCTGTAGTCAAGCAGGGCAGGAGCGCGCTCAGACCCAATTTAGCTGGGAAAGTAAAGGCTTAGCTCAAGCTAAGCTTTACCAAAAGCTTTTGCAAGTCAATTCCCCATAA
- a CDS encoding glycosyltransferase yields MNIIVFNSLLLPPSQTFIRDPAEKLERFTAYYVGSRRVEGLELPLERTLVVNQGNLLGKVEEQVFKLTGFAPQLYQQIKALNPALIHAQFGLSGVLMLPWVKDLEIPLIVHYRGADATISEADSKYTSLNHWLYFQKKETLKHKAQLFLTVSQFIRQKLIAQGFPEDKILNHYHGVDIQKFWADPKIAREPIVLFVGRLTEKKGCKYLLEAMTVVQRECPDVELVIIGDGPLRSELETIALRSLKKYQFLGVQPPEKVKSWMNRAHLLAAPSVTSSQGDAEGLPNVVLEAQAMSLPVVSTVHAGIPEAVIDSETGYLSPEADSQGLAASMVRLFQDHTLWQTMSYKGREHVETQFDRAKQTKVLEGIYESVLSGRI; encoded by the coding sequence ATGAATATCATTGTTTTCAATAGTTTATTATTGCCTCCATCTCAAACTTTTATCCGAGATCCAGCAGAAAAACTAGAGCGGTTTACAGCCTACTACGTAGGATCCCGCAGAGTTGAAGGGCTCGAACTACCCCTCGAAAGAACATTAGTGGTTAATCAAGGTAATCTTCTCGGCAAAGTTGAAGAACAAGTCTTTAAACTCACTGGTTTTGCCCCTCAGCTTTATCAGCAAATCAAGGCGTTGAATCCAGCACTCATCCATGCACAATTTGGCTTAAGTGGTGTACTGATGCTGCCTTGGGTCAAAGATCTTGAGATTCCTCTGATTGTTCACTACAGAGGAGCAGATGCCACCATATCTGAAGCAGATTCGAAATACACTTCACTGAATCATTGGCTCTATTTTCAGAAAAAAGAGACGCTTAAGCATAAAGCACAACTCTTCCTCACGGTTTCTCAGTTTATACGCCAGAAACTCATCGCCCAGGGATTTCCTGAAGACAAGATTCTCAATCATTATCATGGTGTCGATATTCAGAAGTTTTGGGCAGATCCTAAAATTGCTCGTGAACCTATTGTCTTATTCGTCGGGCGTCTTACCGAAAAGAAAGGGTGTAAGTATCTGCTGGAGGCCATGACTGTGGTCCAGAGAGAGTGCCCTGATGTTGAGCTAGTCATCATTGGAGATGGTCCCCTCAGATCTGAGCTAGAAACCATTGCTCTAAGAAGTCTTAAAAAATATCAATTCCTAGGGGTTCAGCCACCAGAAAAAGTTAAATCCTGGATGAATCGAGCGCATTTATTAGCAGCACCTAGCGTGACGTCGTCACAAGGCGATGCAGAAGGGTTGCCGAATGTTGTCCTGGAAGCACAAGCCATGTCACTACCAGTTGTGAGTACAGTGCATGCTGGCATCCCAGAAGCAGTGATTGATAGTGAGACTGGCTATTTATCCCCCGAGGCAGATTCACAAGGTTTAGCTGCTTCGATGGTGCGTCTCTTTCAAGATCACACCCTTTGGCAAACCATGAGTTATAAAGGGCGAGAACATGTTGAAACCCAATTTGATCGAGCAAAACAAACTAAGGTGTTAGAAGGAATCTATGAATCTGTGCTGAGTGGTAGAATCTAG
- a CDS encoding glycosyltransferase family 4 protein, translated as MRILSVHNYYKIRGGEDESCKSEKSLLREMGHLVDEYEKDNISIPSYRSWQLAAQTIWSQESYQAVRQKLQHQSYDVVHVQNSFPLISPSVYYAAQAEGVPVIQTIRNYRLLCPNALFFRQGKVCEDCLNKAIPWPGIIHSCYRNNRLASGITASMISIHRLLKTWDRKVDKYIALTHFARNKLIQGGLPANKIIVKPNFVNPDPGVGHGKGQFALYVGRLSVEKGLDTLLSAWDKLQSPFPLRIVGDGPLSELVLDKIKESPHISWLGRKSIDEVHQLMGEASFLIFPSKWYETFGRVAIEAFAKGTPVIASQIGAIAELIEHKRTGLQFQPGDSLDLAEQVEWALSHPDELQQMRLEVRQEFEAKYTARANYQQLIEIYRMAANN; from the coding sequence ATGCGTATTCTTAGTGTTCATAACTATTACAAAATTCGAGGAGGTGAAGACGAGTCTTGTAAATCTGAGAAATCCCTATTGAGGGAGATGGGACATCTCGTCGATGAATATGAAAAAGACAACATATCGATTCCGTCCTATCGAAGCTGGCAACTCGCCGCCCAAACGATTTGGTCGCAAGAGTCCTACCAAGCAGTGAGACAGAAATTACAACACCAGTCTTATGATGTTGTTCATGTCCAAAACTCTTTTCCTTTAATTTCACCTTCTGTCTATTACGCTGCTCAAGCAGAAGGTGTCCCAGTTATCCAAACAATCCGAAATTATCGATTGTTATGTCCCAATGCTCTATTTTTCCGGCAAGGGAAGGTCTGTGAGGACTGTTTGAATAAGGCAATTCCATGGCCTGGAATCATCCACAGCTGCTATCGCAATAATCGTTTAGCAAGTGGCATTACCGCCAGCATGATCAGCATTCATCGTTTGCTAAAAACCTGGGACCGAAAGGTAGATAAGTATATTGCCCTGACTCACTTTGCTAGGAATAAACTCATCCAAGGGGGGTTACCGGCAAATAAGATTATTGTAAAACCCAATTTTGTTAACCCAGATCCGGGTGTTGGTCACGGCAAAGGCCAATTTGCGTTGTATGTGGGGCGATTATCGGTTGAGAAAGGTTTAGATACCCTGTTATCGGCTTGGGATAAGTTGCAATCTCCTTTTCCGCTTCGCATAGTTGGCGATGGACCTTTATCCGAATTAGTTCTTGACAAGATAAAAGAGTCTCCCCATATTTCTTGGTTAGGCCGTAAATCAATCGATGAAGTGCATCAACTAATGGGGGAAGCCTCCTTTTTGATTTTTCCTTCGAAATGGTATGAGACCTTTGGCAGAGTGGCAATAGAAGCATTTGCGAAAGGAACACCAGTAATTGCTTCCCAGATCGGTGCGATTGCTGAATTGATAGAACATAAGAGAACAGGCTTACAGTTTCAACCAGGTGATTCCCTGGATTTAGCAGAGCAAGTTGAATGGGCTCTGTCTCATCCTGATGAATTACAACAGATGCGCTTAGAAGTCCGCCAAGAATTTGAAGCTAAATACACCGCAAGGGCTAATTATCAACAACTCATAGAAATTTATCGAATGGCTGCAAATAATTGA
- a CDS encoding tetratricopeptide repeat protein, giving the protein MRDHYLELLDQIVADTLKGNIRSKEQIYHTLEAEIASGTGELFERCLQTRIDAIQVLLDDDDELKQAKAIRKQRALKTIQGEWERWQKQNQGNTVLTSLVQALTTAPAEQRLQPLLKVFDPNQKEILTVEQLRQLQKLLEKVSHSPNDLEPSVSTALLEIARGLQQGLNSWQQIESQVVNWIYNQSQSTLGFGNGTERQGPWSHWAKAVNSQSLQQVFMDLAQHQAITEAGIEQPVQISDWLELSLVLQKLQTNLVRWFDQQPYDAKAGKRLSIATYLTFTIVWGQLSQRFQQLGQSILTEACFQMALQGLVQFAQQSYFPLYGGLFTALSGESLQTLLDYLDSPLKQTPNTGIKARILILLGYTQQALGHDDLALKFHEQALEIARIAQDRRCEVASYNHLSRTYLTQQEFSEAIASSQRALILARQSGDRLGEANALANFGYSEVLQIQAVDPLDSQRYEQVLPYLEQGLQLSEQLGDRPSQALCTNSLGTVLVIMSKYQAAIPILEQGTRIAEVIGDQWLVSLNYCYLAEAYRELGNIEKAIYTGSLAMYLMFQIESLTWRQPAGLLSILYGQIGPKTFQEYLNQLQKKLLMVIGVDGYEYLPKLLAEYRQSLA; this is encoded by the coding sequence ATGCGCGATCACTACCTTGAACTCCTGGATCAGATTGTTGCAGATACGTTGAAAGGCAATATTCGCTCCAAAGAGCAGATTTACCATACCTTAGAAGCTGAGATTGCCTCCGGGACTGGAGAACTCTTTGAAAGATGCTTACAAACACGCATAGATGCAATCCAAGTATTGCTAGACGATGACGATGAACTTAAGCAAGCCAAAGCCATCCGTAAGCAAAGAGCCCTCAAGACCATCCAAGGTGAATGGGAACGATGGCAAAAGCAAAACCAGGGTAATACTGTATTGACTAGCCTGGTGCAGGCTTTGACCACAGCTCCTGCTGAACAGAGGTTACAGCCCCTACTCAAGGTGTTTGATCCTAACCAAAAAGAAATCTTGACTGTAGAACAACTGCGTCAGCTACAAAAATTACTTGAGAAAGTGAGCCATTCCCCTAACGATCTAGAACCTTCTGTATCAACCGCTCTGTTAGAGATTGCGAGGGGGCTTCAACAAGGGCTGAACTCATGGCAACAAATTGAGTCCCAAGTCGTGAACTGGATCTATAACCAGAGTCAAAGCACTCTTGGGTTTGGCAATGGGACTGAACGACAAGGACCCTGGAGTCATTGGGCCAAGGCTGTCAATAGTCAATCCCTCCAGCAAGTCTTTATGGATTTGGCCCAGCATCAGGCAATTACAGAAGCAGGAATCGAACAACCAGTTCAAATTAGCGATTGGCTAGAATTATCGCTAGTTCTGCAGAAACTGCAAACAAACCTTGTCCGTTGGTTTGATCAGCAACCCTATGACGCCAAAGCAGGAAAACGTCTTTCCATCGCGACCTACTTAACCTTCACCATCGTCTGGGGACAACTTTCACAACGATTTCAGCAATTAGGACAATCCATTCTGACTGAAGCCTGTTTTCAAATGGCATTGCAAGGGCTAGTCCAATTTGCTCAGCAATCCTACTTCCCCCTATACGGTGGATTATTTACAGCCCTATCCGGTGAATCACTACAAACCCTCCTAGACTATCTTGATAGTCCCTTGAAACAAACCCCTAACACTGGCATAAAAGCTCGTATTCTCATTCTTTTGGGGTATACACAACAAGCCCTTGGCCACGATGACCTAGCCCTCAAATTCCATGAGCAGGCTCTAGAGATTGCCCGTATTGCCCAAGATCGTCGTTGTGAAGTTGCCAGTTATAACCACTTGAGTCGAACCTATCTCACGCAACAGGAATTTTCTGAAGCGATTGCCTCCAGCCAGAGAGCCTTAATTCTTGCCCGTCAAAGTGGAGATCGATTGGGGGAAGCGAATGCTCTTGCCAACTTTGGTTACAGTGAAGTTCTACAGATTCAGGCCGTAGACCCCCTAGATTCCCAGCGATATGAACAAGTCCTCCCTTATCTGGAGCAAGGCTTACAACTTTCTGAACAGCTAGGGGATCGACCCAGCCAGGCGCTGTGTACGAATAGCTTGGGTACTGTCCTCGTAATCATGAGTAAATATCAAGCGGCCATTCCAATCCTTGAGCAAGGAACCCGTATCGCTGAAGTCATTGGCGATCAATGGCTGGTTAGCCTCAATTATTGCTATTTAGCAGAGGCGTACCGCGAACTCGGGAATATTGAAAAGGCTATCTACACCGGCAGCCTAGCCATGTATCTGATGTTCCAAATTGAATCATTAACTTGGCGCCAACCCGCTGGCTTACTGAGTATTCTGTATGGGCAAATTGGTCCCAAAACCTTTCAAGAATACCTGAATCAGCTTCAGAAGAAACTGCTCATGGTTATTGGAGTTGATGGTTATGAGTATTTACCAAAACTGTTAGCAGAATATCGACAATCCCTAGCTTGA
- a CDS encoding ribonuclease Z has product MQITFLGTSSGVPTRSRNVSSVALRLSQRAEIWLFDCGEGTQHQLLRSELKSSQLRRIFITHMHGDHIFGLMGLLASCGLAGNTERIDIYGPSGLEEYLQACRRYSQTHFSYPIQVHTVQPGEVFSDQDYSVACAPLKHRVPAFGYRIQECDRPGRFDTDKAISMGIPAGPLYGRLKRGERITLSDGRTFLGQDFCGPKEIGRKISYCTDTIYCPEAVELSRDADVVIHESTFSHQEAELAYQRLHSTSTMAAQVAQAAGAKKLFLTHFSPRYAPNSATGLQELLTEASAIFPHTELAYDFLNYQVPRRTLTTA; this is encoded by the coding sequence TTGCAAATTACCTTTTTAGGTACAAGTTCAGGAGTGCCTACAAGATCGCGCAATGTCTCTAGTGTTGCCCTTCGGTTGTCTCAAAGGGCCGAGATATGGTTGTTTGATTGTGGGGAGGGAACTCAACATCAACTGTTGAGGAGTGAGTTGAAGAGCAGCCAACTTAGACGCATATTTATCACCCATATGCATGGGGACCATATTTTTGGCTTGATGGGGTTGTTAGCTAGCTGTGGTCTAGCCGGAAATACTGAACGGATTGATATCTACGGCCCTTCAGGTTTAGAGGAATATTTGCAAGCGTGTCGACGCTATTCTCAAACGCATTTCTCCTACCCGATACAAGTTCATACGGTTCAACCGGGAGAAGTGTTTTCGGATCAAGATTACTCAGTTGCCTGTGCTCCTCTGAAACACAGGGTTCCAGCTTTTGGCTATCGGATACAAGAATGCGATCGCCCTGGCCGTTTCGATACCGATAAAGCCATCAGTATGGGAATACCAGCAGGCCCTCTCTATGGACGCTTAAAACGGGGAGAACGCATTACTTTGTCCGATGGACGTACTTTTTTAGGCCAAGATTTTTGTGGCCCTAAAGAAATTGGACGAAAAATTTCCTATTGTACTGACACAATTTATTGTCCAGAGGCAGTTGAGTTGTCTAGGGATGCCGATGTAGTCATTCATGAATCCACCTTTTCCCATCAAGAAGCTGAATTAGCTTATCAACGCTTGCATTCGACCTCTACTATGGCTGCGCAAGTGGCCCAGGCCGCTGGAGCGAAAAAACTCTTCCTCACTCACTTTAGTCCTCGATATGCCCCAAACAGTGCAACTGGTTTGCAAGAGCTTTTAACAGAAGCAAGTGCTATCTTCCCCCATACCGAATTGGCCTATGATTTTCTAAATTATCAAGTTCCTCGTCGTACTCTTACAACAGCGTAA
- a CDS encoding DUF4168 domain-containing protein → MNTQKYVSTLKIFPTLLGLASMSVLTSLPSVASQSSFLSSTQLIAEAEAPKELSPAALKILCKNFPLNSQCTGAATESTEDASASNSAPADATVSEETTDSPAMSDAPSGEVDAATEPTGTAEGGAEQPTETPTTSDAPAEDTVEATDETDTAAEGGAEQPAGDPSASDAPTDDAMKATDETDAAAEGGAEQPADDPSASDAPADATTPAMSTPTVTPPTVTPPTVTPPVSGPEGGEGGAAQPADDTGATPAAPTEEASPEGAMPSETEPSSSTPETTPSADALKPEAESASGEQSSISESELKQFATAIPQLSSLEKTTKGEISQVIGQSGLSQDKFNALYNGQQASSPTVDATDAEKQSFEQAMTKIQAIEKKGQAEQEKVIRSQGLEPQRFSQILAAVRQDQSLRTKVQQMLQTN, encoded by the coding sequence ATGAATACTCAAAAGTATGTCTCAACTTTGAAAATCTTCCCTACGCTGCTCGGTCTAGCAAGCATGAGTGTTTTGACCAGCTTACCTAGCGTTGCCAGCCAATCTTCCTTTCTTTCATCTACCCAGTTAATAGCTGAAGCAGAAGCGCCTAAAGAGCTATCTCCTGCTGCTTTGAAAATTCTATGCAAGAATTTTCCTCTCAACTCTCAATGCACTGGAGCCGCAACTGAAAGTACCGAAGATGCTTCAGCATCAAATAGCGCACCTGCAGATGCGACTGTATCAGAAGAAACCACTGATTCTCCCGCTATGAGCGATGCTCCAAGTGGTGAAGTTGATGCTGCTACTGAACCAACAGGTACGGCAGAGGGTGGTGCAGAACAGCCCACCGAAACACCTACTACCAGTGATGCCCCTGCTGAAGACACCGTGGAAGCGACTGATGAGACAGACACTGCTGCAGAAGGTGGTGCAGAGCAACCTGCGGGTGATCCATCTGCTAGTGATGCTCCTACCGACGACGCCATGAAGGCCACTGATGAGACGGACGCTGCTGCAGAAGGTGGTGCAGAGCAACCCGCTGATGATCCATCTGCCAGTGATGCTCCTGCCGATGCCACTACTCCAGCAATGTCAACTCCCACCGTTACGCCTCCTACAGTTACCCCTCCAACCGTAACTCCCCCCGTTTCAGGTCCTGAAGGCGGTGAAGGGGGAGCTGCGCAACCTGCAGATGATACGGGTGCCACTCCTGCAGCCCCTACAGAGGAAGCGAGCCCTGAAGGAGCAATGCCTTCTGAAACCGAACCCTCCAGCAGTACTCCTGAAACTACACCCAGCGCTGATGCTTTGAAGCCAGAAGCAGAATCTGCTTCTGGAGAACAATCCTCCATCTCTGAGAGTGAGCTCAAGCAATTTGCAACCGCTATACCTCAGTTAAGTTCCCTTGAGAAAACAACTAAAGGTGAAATTTCTCAAGTGATCGGACAGTCAGGACTTAGCCAAGATAAGTTCAATGCTCTATACAATGGACAGCAAGCCAGCAGCCCAACCGTAGACGCAACTGACGCAGAGAAGCAATCTTTTGAGCAAGCGATGACCAAAATTCAGGCCATTGAAAAAAAAGGACAAGCTGAGCAAGAGAAGGTAATTCGCTCTCAGGGACTAGAGCCTCAGAGATTTAGTCAAATCCTAGCGGCTGTTCGCCAAGACCAATCCTTGCGAACTAAAGTTCAGCAGATGTTGCAAACAAACTAG
- a CDS encoding response regulator transcription factor has protein sequence MKLLLVEDDERIAEALAEDLTDQHYAVDIAHDGEMGWELLEAFTYDLVLLDVMLPKMDGLAFCRQMRAQGLDIPVLMLTARDTTANKVDGLDAGADDYVVKPCELEEISARIRALLRRGPMTSPPILEWEDLKLNPNTCEVFFQEEIIALTPKEYSLLELFLRNKRRVFSRAQILEHLWAYEVLPEEDTVKAHIKGLRHKLKGAGAPNDLIQTVYGFGYRLKQVS, from the coding sequence ATGAAGCTTCTACTAGTAGAAGATGACGAGCGAATTGCAGAAGCATTGGCAGAAGATCTGACGGATCAGCATTATGCAGTAGATATTGCCCATGACGGGGAAATGGGCTGGGAACTACTAGAGGCATTTACCTATGACTTGGTTTTGCTCGATGTGATGTTGCCTAAAATGGATGGTTTGGCCTTTTGTCGACAGATGAGAGCACAAGGTTTGGATATTCCTGTATTGATGCTGACGGCTCGAGATACCACGGCCAATAAAGTCGATGGTCTAGACGCAGGTGCCGATGATTATGTCGTCAAACCTTGTGAGTTAGAGGAAATATCTGCTAGGATTCGAGCCCTTTTGCGTCGGGGTCCCATGACCTCGCCACCTATCCTGGAATGGGAGGATCTAAAGTTAAATCCCAATACCTGTGAGGTCTTTTTTCAAGAAGAGATAATTGCTTTGACACCCAAAGAATATAGTCTATTGGAGCTTTTTTTAAGAAACAAGCGTCGAGTATTCAGTCGAGCCCAAATCCTGGAACATCTTTGGGCTTATGAAGTTTTACCAGAAGAAGATACGGTGAAAGCCCATATCAAAGGGTTACGGCATAAATTGAAAGGGGCAGGAGCCCCCAATGATTTAATTCAAACGGTCTATGGTTTTGGCTATCGTCTTAAACAGGTTTCGTAA
- a CDS encoding cell wall metabolism sensor histidine kinase WalK, which yields MVLAIVLNRFRNPLFQGLRWRLLLSYLLVMAAILAVFSVQVYVFVSRRLYAQIDAELQTLAQSAALSLSDIKQEGKPYLDKVDKVPWRDIFNRDRHSLEWFTADGRLLARKGAITLHLPPKLREQNIVVRVIREEKSFQVRAFTISVHSDADALKRPLLEGYIRASQSIAPVEKAQLRLLWGLGVGGTIALGLVGIGGLWLTEYSLKPVEQSFLRLKQFTADASHELRTPLTVIKTSVEVMMNHPERVHPKDAKKLAAISSATAQMNRLVEDLLFLARTDTSVPTARREWTRVALDEVLKDLVDFLDPSAQTQGVTLVTQGIVPMTLVGDAMQLARLFSNLLRNAVAYTPSGGTVTLSVARTNQVTIISVEDTGIGISKEQIPYIFNRFYRVDKHRARRQGGLGLGLAIAQSIAQLHKGKITIQSQVGVGSCFRVHLPTVQMGVVTEVSNNSIQLASRSTQLVSPEVK from the coding sequence ATGGTTTTGGCTATCGTCTTAAACAGGTTTCGTAATCCTCTCTTTCAAGGATTACGGTGGCGTTTACTGCTGTCTTACCTCTTGGTTATGGCAGCAATATTGGCCGTTTTTAGCGTACAAGTCTATGTTTTCGTTAGTCGACGACTTTACGCTCAAATTGATGCAGAATTACAAACTTTAGCCCAATCTGCAGCCCTTTCTCTCTCTGATATTAAGCAGGAAGGTAAACCCTATCTCGATAAAGTAGATAAAGTGCCATGGCGCGATATCTTTAATCGAGACCGCCATAGTTTGGAATGGTTTACAGCAGATGGCCGATTATTGGCTCGGAAAGGGGCGATTACCCTTCATTTGCCACCAAAACTGAGAGAACAAAATATAGTCGTCCGAGTCATAAGAGAAGAGAAGTCTTTTCAGGTTCGTGCCTTTACTATTTCAGTTCATAGCGATGCCGATGCGTTAAAACGTCCCTTACTAGAAGGGTATATCCGGGCAAGTCAGTCCATTGCACCTGTTGAAAAAGCTCAGCTTAGACTGCTGTGGGGATTAGGTGTAGGAGGAACAATTGCGCTAGGTTTAGTTGGGATAGGAGGGCTGTGGCTAACGGAATATTCACTCAAGCCGGTTGAGCAAAGCTTTTTGAGGCTGAAGCAGTTTACCGCTGATGCTTCCCATGAATTACGCACTCCTCTAACCGTAATCAAAACATCTGTTGAGGTGATGATGAATCATCCAGAAAGGGTTCATCCTAAAGATGCCAAAAAACTTGCAGCTATTTCCAGTGCAACTGCACAAATGAACCGCTTAGTTGAAGATCTACTCTTTTTGGCGAGAACAGATACATCTGTACCCACTGCCCGACGCGAATGGACTAGGGTGGCTTTAGATGAAGTCCTCAAAGACCTAGTCGACTTTTTAGATCCTTCCGCCCAAACGCAAGGGGTTACATTAGTAACCCAAGGCATAGTTCCAATGACATTAGTTGGAGATGCCATGCAATTGGCTCGATTATTCTCAAACTTGTTAAGGAATGCTGTAGCATACACCCCTTCTGGAGGGACAGTTACTCTATCCGTAGCTCGGACTAACCAGGTCACTATTATCAGTGTGGAAGATACTGGAATAGGCATCTCTAAAGAGCAAATTCCATATATCTTTAACCGCTTTTATCGTGTGGATAAACACCGAGCCCGCAGGCAAGGAGGCTTAGGCCTTGGGTTGGCTATCGCTCAATCCATTGCTCAACTCCATAAAGGCAAAATTACTATTCAGAGTCAAGTTGGAGTAGGTAGTTGTTTCCGAGTCCATTTGCCAACGGTACAAATGGGTGTTGTGACTGAAGTATCTAATAACTCTATTCAACTAGCTTCGAGGAGCACTCAATTAGTATCTCCGGAGGTTAAATAA